The candidate division WOR-3 bacterium genomic interval CAACATCAATTAGTGACAATATTTCCCAATCAGGATTGCCGATAATTGATTTGATTTCTCTTATTTTATCGCGATTTTTTGAGGCGATGATTAATTTCACAGATATTTAATTCCATTTTTTTCTTGGCTGATTATTTTTATCAGTTCTTTTAAGGCCGATGCTTTTTCTTTGGAAATAACTAAAAGGGCATCGTTCGTTTGAACGATAATTAGGTTTTTAATTCCCATAGTAGCAACTAAGTTTTTATCGCTTACGATAATTGAGTTTTCGGTATCTTTATAATAAACTTTTCCTAAGATAACATTATTCGCATTATCTTTTACAAAATGCCTTTCTAATGCCAACCAACTACCAACATCATCCCAAACAAAGTTTGCTTTAACGACAATAATATTATCCGATTTTTCTAAGACTGCGTAGTCAATCGAAGTAGCCGGTGCATTTTGGTATAATTTCTTAAGGACCTTCCATTCTTGCGCGGTTCCAATATATTTCTGAAAGCGAATTAAGTCATCATAAAATTCGGGTAGATATTCTTTTATACCATTAAGAATAGCGGAAATTCGCCAAACGAACATTCCGCTATTCCAAAGATAGGTTTTTGCTTGCAGGTATTTTTTCGCCAACGCCAAATCAGGTTTTTCCACAAACTTTAAACCGATATAACTAATTTGTCCATTTTGCCTTCTAAATTCATCTCCAATATGAATATAACCATAACCAGTTTCCGGGGATGTCGCCGGAATACCAAAAGTCACAAGATAGTCCTGTTGTGCGATTTCATAAGCAAATTTGACATCTTGATAAAAACTTTGTTCGTCCTTAATTAAATGGTCTGAAGGCAAAACAATCATTGTTCCCTCAGGGTCGATCTTATCTAAATAGATTGCGGCTAAGGCAATGGCTGGTGCAGTGTTTTTGCCAATAGGTTCATAGATGATATTTTGTTTGGGAATCGTTATCTGTTTTGCTAATATTTTCGCTAGTTCTTGAGAAATCACAAAGAATTGATTTTTAGTGGGAATAATTTTCTTTATTCGTTTATGAGTCTTTTGGATTAATGAATCCTTGCCGAAAAGAGCAATAAATTGCTTGGGAAAATTACTTCGGCTTTTGGGCCAGAAACGTTCGCCTTTACCACCGGCAAGTATTACGGCATATAGTTTCATAATAGTGTTACTCCTTGTCGCAGGTCTTTGACCGACCTTCGTTATTAGATTTGCTTTTTACTTCTAAAGCCTGACCCGATGTTACCCTTTTTAATGTTGCGATTAGTTCACCCAAAAATAATTTGTTTTTAATTATTACCGGATATCGGCTTTTATCTAAAGAAAGATAAATGCTACCAAGATTAGATTTGGGGATGGTTTGTGGCTCAATTATTGCACAATGATATTTTTTATTACTGAGATTTATGGTCTTAACTTCAACTACCGGTAACTTCAATTGATAATTCTTTTTATCAATATGAACCGGAATTGAAAAATCATTACCGAACTTCAAATCGATGGTTCGACAATAATACCAGGTCGTAAGTAAATCTCTTGCATGGGGTTGTAAGACAAAAGTACTACTATCTGAATAAATAATTTTTTGTTGCCGGTAATCAAAGATTGCCCATAAAGTTGCTTGATAATTCTTTTCTCTAATAAATTTTTCTGATTTTAGGGTTGCAAAATCGGAAATTCGCACATAAGAATTAAGTTCGTCATCAATTGAAAATATCTTATTCAATTTGGGATTAGATTTAAGTTTGGCTTGAAAATGATAGCAACTTTCACCATTCCAAAATATATTCGGTTGAACTTGTAGTTCTAATGAACCGACTAAAATCGGACCATAACGAATATCATAGAAAAGTCTTTCTCCAGGACTAAAGGCTGTCACTAATATTAAAAGCGAAAAAAACATATCTTAATTGTATGCATTATAAATTTATTGTCAATGAACACTTATCAAATCTTCTGAGAGTATCTCACAAAGACACCTAACTCGCAAAGACAAACTAAAAATTCTCTATATCTTTATAGGTCGGAAAATTTTTTATAGACTGAACTATAGAAACAAACCAGATAATCTTGTCTAACACTTCTTTTTCATATAGGTTTATGAGTCAGTAAATTTTTAATACGTTTAAGGCATCTCTTTTCTGATATAAGTTTATACGTCAATAAATATTTAATCGCTTAAGACAATTCATAGTTTAGTTTTATAAGTCAATAAATTTTTAATCGTTTAAAACACTTCCTTTCTGGCATAGGTTTAGTTTATAAGCCAGTAAATTTTTAACTGCTAAGAAACTTCTTTTTCTGATGTAGGTTTAGGTTTACAAGTCAGTAAATTTTTTAATCGTTTAAGACACTTCTTTCCTAACATAGGTTTAGTTTTATAAGTCAGTAAATTTTTAAATGTTAAGAGACTTCTTTTCTGATATAGATTTAGGTTTACAAGTCAGTAAATTTTTTAATCGTTTAAGACACTTCTTTCATGATATTATAAATTCAGGAGATTTTAAATAAATTGCGCTACAAAAAAAGATAGAATGATTGTATAAAACTATACTTTTCCAATGTAGGCTCATAGACCAGTAAATTTTTAATAGATTGCACTACAGTAATAAACAGGACACTTGTAAAACAACCATCCTCCTTTTCCAAAAACGCAAAAAAACTAATATATATAAACAAATTTTGGAGAAAATTTTAATTTATTATTTTTAAAGATTAGCAACAATTCTAATTATCAAGAAACAACCCCAAAAAGCAAAAATTCGATTTTTCTTAAACTTTTACCCATTAAGTTCACACTTCTCTGTTAATCCAAAATTTATACATATAGTATACAAAAAAATTAACCGAGATTTTCATCTAACGCATTGTAATCCAAGCAATAAAAGAAAATACGCCGAAATTGATGGTATGACTCCCTCCACGGAGTAGGAAGATAAGAAAGTTGTGGTTATCTTTGTCAGGAAATCGGGTTTTTGGGGTGTTAAGAACTTCGCCGATTAGCGCACACAAGAAAATATCAGTTAAAGCGTCTTGTAGTAAATTTAATAATTATACTCCCTGAAGACATTTCGGTTTACTGCACAGGACATTTCTTAGGAAGTATAAGCGGTTGTTATTTATGATTTCAGGCTCTCCATTTGAAAGGTTTTTTTATTCGATCGTTTCAATGGTTATTTCTTGATTAGTATGAATGTTAATTGAGCCTGCAATTCTTATGGCTTCTTGAACGATTATTTTGGGCTCAAGATTGGTATGTTTAGTTAACGCTCTTGCTACTGCTAAGGCAATTGGTCCGCCTGAACCGATTGCGACAATTCCATCGTCGGGTTCAATAACATCGCCTGACCCAGAAACAATATAACTATTCTGGGGGCTCAAAATTGCCAATAAGGCTTCGAGTCGTCGCAGCACTTTATCTTGTCGCCAGTCTTTAGCTAATTCTACTACTGCACGCGGAAGGTTACCGTGATATTCCTCAAGTTTATTTTCAAACCGTTCAAACAAGGTAAATGCATCAGCAGCTGAACCAGCAAATCCGACCAAAATTTTATTATTATAAACCTTTCGTATCTTCTTGGCAGTTTCCTTGACAATGGTATCACCAAAAGTGACCTGACCATCGCTTGCCATCGCACATTTGCCATCTTTTTTAAGTCCGATGATAGTAGTTGAGATAAATTTAGCCATATACACCTCCGGGGATAGGATTTAAGATACCAAAATTGAAATCTTAAACCGTTTAAGTGTAATCGGTGATTTCTCCAAGGTTCGGTTATGTAAATTATATTGGAAAAATATTTTGAATTTATCTTTTATTAACATTTATACTCCTGCTTGTCTAAGTTCTTCATCTGACAGGCCATAATAATGACCGATTTCGTGCATTACAACTTTTCGCACTAATTCTTTAATCTCTTCTTCAGTTTTGGCAATATTTTCAATCGGCTTTTGATAAATTATTATTCTATCAGGTAAAGTATTACCATACCAGAAACCCCGTTTCCGATAGGGGACGCCATGATATAGACCTAAAATGTCCAATTTTCCTTTTTTCATCTTATTTTGAACCTCTAAAGACGGAACATCTTCAATAATAATGCTAACATTTTCTAATTTCTTTTTGAAAAATTCGGGCAACTCATGTAAGGCTTGAATAACAAACTCTTCAAACTGTTCTCTTTGCATATTAGTAATAATCTACTTAAAAATCATTGAGTAATATTTTATTCTGGCCTAACAAATTAATTAAATAATTTCCCCTTCATTTTTTAAATAATTATGATGTTTTTTCTCAACTGGGCACTGGAGTCAATTAATATCTCGCTAATTTTTCTGTGTATTTAGTAGTATTATTTTCAAAGTTCTTTATTAATTTTATTGTGAAATCACTAAAAAGTAAATACCTTTTGGTAAATTATCTAAAGATATTTCCGAGTCCAAACCACTATTAGAAATTTGTCGTATTATTGACTTCAGTAATCTACCTTGAATATCATACAATCTAATAACTGTTGATTCTGAAATCGCATTATCCGCCCTAATTTTCATTTTTCTATTTGAGAAATAGATGACTTTACTAACAATCTGTTTTTTGTGTCTGACATTTTGTTTTATACTTTGTTTTATATTTTGTTCTATCTGCTGATTTTCATTTCCAATTATCAAATTTTGTCTTTTGCCTATATTCTGAGGAATGTATGCCCAGAATTCCCGTGTTCGATTACCTTTCAGTATAAATAACCGATTATTAGCAAAAATAAGACTCGCGCCATTTTTCGGAAAACTTCTTTTATTTAATTTGGGTATTGTATCTTGAAACTGCCAATGCCCGGAAAGTGTATTGTAAGCCCAAACTTCTTGGCATTTATTGCCTTTTATCGCATAAAGCATATTTTGACCATCATAAGTTATTGCCCCGCCGGCTCTGACTTTATATCTTTTACCATAAGGTAAGTATGGTAAACTTTCTTTTTCAGTCCAACTGTTTTCATTAATATCATAACAGTAAAACTCATTATATTTTGCCCCACCTTTAAGAGCATAGATTTTATTATTTCCACCATAAACAATACAACTGCCAGATTTAAAAATTCGGTTGTGAATTCCTTTTGGTGGTGAATCAAGTTGTTCCCAACTGTTTTGAGAAATGTCATATTTAAGAAACTCGCAGTCACGACTACTGCCAACTAAACAATAGATATTTCCATTATAATAGGTCAAACTTGAGCCATCCTTGAAAGGTTTTATTGAAGGTGCTAATTGACAAAAAGACCAAGTATCGTTTCCGGGTTCGTATTTCCAAAATTCTTTGGTATTATTTCCTTTTATAGCAAAAATAATCCCATCAGCATAGACCAGTGATGCTCCAGCTTTTACTTTGCGTTTTATTACAATTGAATCTCTAATAAAAAATGGAACGGGTGATTTAATCTGCCATTTGTTAGTGGTAATATCATAAGCATAAAAATCTTGAGTGTTGTTTCCTTTCAGCGCATAAATTTTGTTTCCGTCGCTTGTAAGACAACCACCGTCTTTTACTGGTTTAAGACTATTACTATCAGGAATATCGCTTTTTCTTTGCCAGATCGGATAATTAACATAAAAGCGCCAGAACATCGCATAATCCGACCAATTATTTGCTCGGTCTCGACATCTGACTGACCAAAGATATTCACCAATTGGTAAAGGACGACTGGGTGAATAAATAGAATCTGAAGTTAGTATATTTAGCAAGGTATCTTCTGCCTTAATAACTAAAAGATTATACTCCGATGCGGTTAAACTTGTTCGCCAGACAAAATTCGGACATTCAAGAGAGAGTGTGCAATTGGGAGATGGATTTAATAATATTGGAATTGGCGGCGGTGTGGTATCAATTGTAAACTTAAAAGTATCACTCCAATTACTCCAATAATTTTCCGTTCCAGCCCGGACCCGCCAAAAATATGTTCCTTCTGAAAAACTAATCGGACCACATTCAGAAACAGATATGATTGTATCAAATATATGTTTACTTTTGGCAAGATCGCTTATATTCCATATTATAGTTCCGTTTTCTGCATATTGCTTTTCGTTTTTCGCCTCATACACTTTCAAATTGTATTGAGTGGCATTATTAACATCAGTCCAATCGAATGTTAAATTTGTATTATTAGTAGATAGATTATTAGATGGAAACAATAAAGTAGGAGATGGAAGTATCACTTCAATATTTTTACGACAAGAATCGTTGCTTCTAATATAGTCAGAATCTAATTTAGCCCAGGCAGTAGCAGTAAATAGACCAAACTGATTACCAATCCAACTCTGAAAATTTACTGTGCAGGCAGTTGCCGGCAACATATTAGTAATTTCAACAGAATCCAAATAAACTAAATCTTTATTATCCTCAATTTTTAGGTATGTACAAAAAGTCTCAGTGTTTGTACCTAAGTTTTTAATAAGAACTCCGGGTAAAATAGTGTCACCATAACCAATCCGAGTCGGAATAAGTACCGAATCTGCTGAAACATCATGACTATACCGAGAAAAACGAATTGCCCTGCCGGCACTTAATAAATTTCCTTCTGGCGCACCATTATAAAGATATTGCAAGCCAATTAAACCAGTGTTATTTTCAATACCAATTGTTGCTGATTGACCAAGTCCTAATTTGTAGAGATTTTCACAACGCTTATATTGAAAAATAATCTCGCCATTTTCATATAGAATTATTTGGAATTCGACTGTATCGCGATTAACTCCGCTACTCATCACCAATCCTCTCCATTGGATTATTTTGTAACGGACCGGCGGTAAATCAAATGTTTTGTGCCGAGCATTTAAGATATTCAAATCATCCCAAAAAGGTGCGATAATATTATTAGGCGCATCAGAAAACGGAATTGGCGAATTCGTATTGTATGAAAGAGAAAGTTCATTAAAACTTATAAAACCATTGGTCGAATAATAGAAGTAGGTCATTGGTTCACCGTAGAAATTAAAAGTAAAGCCGATAGGAATTGGACCGCTGACATTAACATCACCTGTTGGTAATGGTGAACCAGTTGTTGAAATATCTATCCAATTATAAATTGGACCGCCGGTCGTATCAGAATCAATCCAATATGCATAGCCCGCATCAGGACCACCAGTATAATTAGGCTTAATTATTTGAGTCTGCCGTATCTTTTGATTATTCAATGAGTTCGTATCATCAGTTAAGAAAGTTCTAATTTTAATCGTGCATAATTCAGCAATTATCGGCACAAATGTATCAAAGGTAATTGTCTTTGAACTATCAATTAATAAACTATCAAGATATTTTATATTTTCATAGCGTAAAACCGAATTCTGTCCAAGAATTGAGCAAATAACAGGAATATTTCTTTGAATTGCATTACTATAATTCTTTATTCGTGCCTTTGGTTGAAAACCACGGCCCAAAGGTCTCATCACAAAGGAACTGCTGGGATATATAATAGAATCAACAGCAACATCCCTAATCTCTTTAATCTCAGGTCCAGTAATGTCATCAAGATTAATCCGACTTCCATATAGACCTTTATTCACAAAGGCAATATACATTTCTTGGCCATCAAAAGTATCAAGCGCAATAGTTTTTAAGATATAATTAGTATTTGTGAATTTTTTTGCCCAGAGTAAAATTGTAAAGTCATTAATATTACTACCTGTAGTCGACAGTCTAATTTCAAGACTTTCTGGATTTCCGCCACCTGATTTGCGATACCAAAACTTAAGCGTATCAAAAGTCACCTCACTACATTTTAACCTTGGTGTTATCAGCCAATCATCATTGCGTAGGCTGATACCTTCATATCTTGAAGAAACACACGCCGGTGAAGTATAAAAATTAGTCGTATATCTCTCCCAGGTTTGTGTACCGCCATCATTATTTATCACTCTCCAGCCTAAAGGAGGAAAAATTGTGCCCGTAAAACTTTCATTTAGCGGAACTGAAATTAAGATTATTGGCAACAATAAAAAAAATAATATTTGAGTTATTTTAAATTTTTGCATAAATCTACTTTAGTGCCTTTTAATGATTTGTCAAGAATAAAGATTTTTGAGATATGAAAAATCACGAAAAAATGCGAAAGTCACGAAAATTTGTATTAAAAACGAAACAGGAAGAAACAGTTTGAGTTTATTTTGTGTTATTCGTTGTTAAAATATAAATGACTTTTGCAAGACACTCTATCTAAGAGTTCTAAAAAAGTCTCATTTTGTCAACTAAACTTGATTCAAGGTCTCACAATGTATGATTTTATCCGATGTTGAAACAAGTTTTGCTGTCGCCGCACTTTGCATAACAGCATGACATTATGTGATTTTGTAAACTTTTTTAGCGTTCGCCAATCTTTACTCTTGACAACTCTTATCTCGGTATTATTATAGATTGGTGATTAACCTTATTATTAATCGATTGAAAAAAACATTAAACGGGGATTTTTATTGGAAAAATTCATATTTGATTATTAGTGGAATATTGCTCAGTTTATCTTTGGTCTTGTTCCCAAGATTACCAAATAAAATTTTCTATTAATGTATTTTATGGAGGCGCTATGCAATGTGTTATTGAAAAAGAGTTATTCTTAGAAGGTTTAAGCGGTGTTGTGCAAATTCTTTTGACAAAAACCACATATCCGGTTTTACAAAATGTCTTTTTAGAAAGCACTGGCGACAATTTAATTGTTAAAGCAACAGACCTTGACTCTTACGTGGAAAAACGATTGCCTTTAACGGAAAAGGGTAAATCCGGCAAGGTCATTGTCTCCGGAAAAAAGTTATTGGAAGCAGTAAGAGAGTTATCTGCTGATAAATTATCTCTAACCCTTAAGGATAGCAGAGTCTATTTGGAGGCCGACGGTAGCACATCAATCTTTTCTGGCTTGGACCCAACTGAATTTCCTGAAGTTCCCAGTTTGCCCCAAGATAATGAAATTGAGTTTCCATTAGCAACATTAGAAGAAATTTTTAAGGCAACGAGTTTTGCTACGAGTAAAGATGAAAGTCGACCGGCAATATGTGGAGTATATTGGAAAGTGTCACCAACTGAAACCCGAATGGTTGCAACTGATACTTATCGTTTGGCTTTTGCTAAAAAGAAAGGTAAATTTGGTGGTAAACTGGAAGTGATTATTGCACCTAAAATCTTTGCACTCTTTCCTAAAGGTGTTGATAAAATTAAAGTATGTGTCGACCCAGCAAAAATCGGGTTAGTCTTTCCTAATACTACTATTATCAGCCGGTTGATTGAAGGTCCTTATCCTGATTATGAGCGGATTATGCCAAAGCAATATCCGTTTCGTATGCAAACTAATGTTGTCAACTTCTCATCTGCATTACGCCGGGCAGCAGTCTTTGCCCACCCTGCTGGACGCCTTGTTATCTTAAATTTGTCGGTTAAAGAATCTTCGATTTTTGCTGAAACCCAAGACCTTGGTCAGACTACCCAGATGTTTGATGCCGATTATGAAGGTGATGATTTAAAGATTGGATTTAATGTCGACTTTCTTTTAGAAGTTTTGAAACATATTGATAGCGATGAGGTAATAATGGAATTCTTAAATCCCCTTGCCGCTGGAGTCGTAAAACCTGCATCGTCTGAATCAGAAATTGAAAAGATTTATCTCTTAATGCCGATTCGACTTGAATAATTTAACATAGATATCCTTAAGGTATAACATCTCTATCTTTAGCCTTTATAATTAACATCCTTTCGTTTTATTATATATTTTACAACCCAAATTGCATTTATATAAATTATTATTATAATATAAATAAATGATGAAACATCTCGGTGGTACAATTCTTTTCTGGCTTTTGTTTATATCCAATCTGTTTAGTTCTGGAGCAAATTATCTCATCATCGCCCACGATAACTTTTATGATGCGGTAAAACCTTTAGCCATATGGAAACAGAAAAGAGGGTTGATTACCAAAACTGTTAAATTGTCAGAAATTGGTTACGATACAGCAAGTATTAAATCTTATATTCGTAATGCTTATAGTAACTGGAATCCGCGACCACAATATGTCCTTTTAGTTGGCGACCGCAACTTTATTCCTTTAGGTATGTATTTTCCTAATTGGATTCTTTATTACCCTTGGCGAGGCACTTGGACCGACCAGTATTATGTAAACCTTACTGAACAAACTGATTATCGGGATGATATGTATTTAGGCAGATTACCCTGTTCAACACCCACAGAATGTTCAATAATGGTAAATAAGATTATCTATTATGAACAAGGAAGAGGACTTAGTAAAGGCAATTGGTTTATAAAGGCAACCGGCATTGCTCGAGACCGAAGAGAAAATAATCAATGTTTCGATAGTTGTTATCTTACTGCAATACGAGAGATTCGAAAGAATTTATCAGATTATGGTTTTATTCATATTGACACCCTCTTTACTTCTAACAATGCAGATTATAATGTGGTTGAAGAATCAATAACTCAAGGAAGAAATTTTGTTGTCTATCGAGGTAGCACCCTTTCATCAACTGACAACTGGAATAATCCTTTTGGCGTCAGACCAGAACGCATTCGAAATGATTCAATGCCTGCAATAGTAATCTCTCCTACATGCCGGACGATGTTTTTCCCGGAAAATTTACCTTCTTATCCTGAACCTCAAACTTCGGCAGGCAATAAATGGATAAAACAAGGAACAGTTAGTGTACCTCGAGGCGCTGTCGCATTTTTCGGCACGACCACTCATTATCATGCTGGATTTGATACCTTTCAAACTTATTGGCGAAATGCTGCTGCAATAAAATTTTTTGAAACGATAACAAAAGAATCAGTATTTGTCTTAGGCGAAGTTATTAGAAAAGTCAAAGATAGTGTTTTGGCATGTTGCTCACTTCTAACTATCGACCGTCTAAATCATCCAATTGCTTGTTCAGTTGCTTATATGGAATGGAACTTATTGGGTGACCCTTCATTAAATCTCTGGAGATCACCACCCCAATTAATGTCTGTGGTTCACGAAACAATTATTGATGTTTCACCACAAACATTTACTGTCTCGGTTCGTGATTCTTTTAATTACTTACCAATCTCAAATGCTTTAGTTACGCTCTTAAAAGATTCTGTGATATATCAATATCAATATACTAATGATTTTGGTGTTGCCGAGTTTTCAATTCATCCGCAAACCTATGGCATAATGTCGGTTACCATTACCAAAAGAGGTTATCAGGTTTATGAAAAGAATGTTCTTACTTGTTTTGAAAATGATGTCGGCGTAATTGATATTATTCAGCCCAGAGGAATCATTGACTCAATGATTAATGTAGTTGTTCCTAAAGCCAAAATAAAAAACTTCGGATTATATCCTGCGACTTTCAATATTCAATTCAAAATTAATAATTGGGTGAGTAGTCGTTTAATTGAGAGCTTACCTTCTCAAGAAGAAATCTTTGTCACTTTTGACCCCTGGATTATTGGACCTCGAGGAAATTATGTTGGTAAATGTATCTGCCAACTAACAGATGATTTGGTTCCCCAAAATGATACCTTGGAAACGCATTTTACTGTTGTGCCTCATATTGTTGGTTGGATACAGAAAGAGGTTTTACCGACTCAGGTTCCTAATCAATATGTCAGATATGGCGGTGCTTTAGTTGGAACTGACAATTATATATTTGCTTTTCGCGGCAACAAATCTAATGAGTTCTATAAATATTCTATAGAAGAAGATAAATGGTCTTTAGCCGAATCGATTCCGTTTGGCCGGAAACCTAATGACCCGTTACAAATTAATCGGAAACAAGTCGGTAATGGAGCAGCACTTTGTTTTGATGGTATTAATACAATCTATGCAACTAAAGGCGCTGGAACTCGAGAATTGTGGGCATATAATATCACAAATAATTCTTGGACACAAAAAGCATTTGTTCCGTCCATAATCAAACGGGGTTTAAGGGGTGGTACATCAATAGTATTTGAAAATAATAAACTTTATCTTTTAGCCGGAGAACAAAATAGAAGAGTATCGACAAATTTTTTATGTTATTTTCCTTCTGCTGATACCTTAAATGGTGAACCTTGGCAGTTGTTAAATCCCGCGCCACTGGAACCTGATTATCGAACTTATCGAAATGGCAGTTGTCTTGTTGCCTTAGGTGATGAAATTTATGCTCTAAAAGGTTGGGGTAAACATAATTATTTCTATGCTTACGATACCAAAACTGGAACTTGGACTGTAAAAGAAACTATACCTCAATCTCATCCGCAACTCCTTCAGAAAAATAAAGTAAAAA includes:
- a CDS encoding C25 family cysteine peptidase, with product MMKHLGGTILFWLLFISNLFSSGANYLIIAHDNFYDAVKPLAIWKQKRGLITKTVKLSEIGYDTASIKSYIRNAYSNWNPRPQYVLLVGDRNFIPLGMYFPNWILYYPWRGTWTDQYYVNLTEQTDYRDDMYLGRLPCSTPTECSIMVNKIIYYEQGRGLSKGNWFIKATGIARDRRENNQCFDSCYLTAIREIRKNLSDYGFIHIDTLFTSNNADYNVVEESITQGRNFVVYRGSTLSSTDNWNNPFGVRPERIRNDSMPAIVISPTCRTMFFPENLPSYPEPQTSAGNKWIKQGTVSVPRGAVAFFGTTTHYHAGFDTFQTYWRNAAAIKFFETITKESVFVLGEVIRKVKDSVLACCSLLTIDRLNHPIACSVAYMEWNLLGDPSLNLWRSPPQLMSVVHETIIDVSPQTFTVSVRDSFNYLPISNALVTLLKDSVIYQYQYTNDFGVAEFSIHPQTYGIMSVTITKRGYQVYEKNVLTCFENDVGVIDIIQPRGIIDSMINVVVPKAKIKNFGLYPATFNIQFKINNWVSSRLIESLPSQEEIFVTFDPWIIGPRGNYVGKCICQLTDDLVPQNDTLETHFTVVPHIVGWIQKEVLPTQVPNQYVRYGGALVGTDNYIFAFRGNKSNEFYKYSIEEDKWSLAESIPFGRKPNDPLQINRKQVGNGAALCFDGINTIYATKGAGTRELWAYNITNNSWTQKAFVPSIIKRGLRGGTSIVFENNKLYLLAGEQNRRVSTNFLCYFPSADTLNGEPWQLLNPAPLEPDYRTYRNGSCLVALGDEIYALKGWGKHNYFYAYDTKTGTWTVKETIPQSHPQLLQKNKVKNGASMTTDGQVIYAIKGLGKNEFWQYQPSLIKSKTDLGDNQGIWLPLDTIPRLHKKSVPKYGASLTYAQGKIYLLKGNNTPEFWQYTPITEISNINCQQNLLLPHQETISHNNSLPVINPILFIKNSTIFFNVLRASKVVIKLYNSCGRCIEVINNDFLEVGTYQYRLDFSLLPKGIYFLKYEDITSKGTLKIFKG